The sequence ACCGCGAATCGATGTGTTGAACCAAATATTGGATAACTCGCCGATTGTAACATCACCTGTAATCGTCACGTAGTCTGCAATGAATGCGCTTTCTGCAATTTTTGGATATTTTCCATTGAATTCATAAATCATAACTATATCATTCCTTTTTATATAATGTAAAAAAAATAATCTGTCCTATCCTTGTATTGAAGACGCTTCTAACCATAAAATAATTGTATCATGGAAAATTAGTAAAATTAAGAATAAAGGGAGTTTTTTTCAATGTGGAAGTTGGAAGTTGAAAATCCTCGTGCAGTTTTTGTCGTTGTTCACGGGGCATTTGAGCATCATGGCCGCTACAAATGGCTTACGGAAATGTGGAAAGAAAACCGCATGAATGTTGTCTTAGGAGATTTGCCAGGGCAAGGCACATCAGGTAGACGGAGAGGACATATTGATTCGTTTAATGAATATATTGATACGATTTCAGAGTGGGTGAACGAAGCGCAAAGCTATCACTTGCCTATCTTTTTATTTGGACATAGTATGGGCGGATTGGCGGTGATTCGGACATTGCAGGAGAGACAGTTACCCGTAAAGGCTGCTGTTCTATCATCTCCGTGTTTAGGGCTTACAGATCCGCCACCTATAGGGCTGGAACTGGCCTCAAAAGCTTTAAATGTCGTTGCTCCATCTATACGACTTGCTTCCCATATGGGGTCAAACATTGCGACGCGAAATAAGGAGATGAAGGAGCTGGATGAAAATGATTCGCTTTACGTTACAAAGGTATCTGTCCGCTGGTACAGGGAGCTTACAAAAGCGATGCAGCTTGCCGTCCGAAATATTGATAAAGTACCTAATATACCTGTTTTGCTTATGCAGGCGGGTGTAGATAAAATTGTTGATAAAACTGTTGTAAAAAGTTGGTTTGATAAATTAAATGTCAATGAAAAGCTTTATAAAGAATGGCCTGAGCTCTATCATGAAATTTTTAATGAACCAGAAAGAGATGAAGTATTTAAGTATGCAAAAGGATTTGTAGAAATGCAATTGCAAAAATCGTTATAGCCATATATTTAGCATGGACTGACTTTTGTTTGGAGTGAAACGGGTTTGACAGAACGAGGAACTTTACTATTTTTAATGAAAAAAATATATAAAAATGTATTGCCAAAGGTTCATTTTTATTTAAATGAATGGAAAAGAAAAGCGAGTCAAATACCTGATGATGAGCTTAGAAAGCAGGCTCTTGCTAGTATTCATACGAAAACCTTTCATTGTGAAGGTGGGGGGATTTATGCGATTTTAGCAGGACAATCGTTGGATGACTGCATCGAATTTATTGTAGCCTACCAAACGATTAGCGATTATTTAGATAATTTATGTGACCGTAGCACTTCACTAGATCCTGTTGATTTCAGAAGTCTTCATGAGTCAATGCTCCATGCTTTAACACCTGGTGTATGTATAAAAAACTATTATCAGCATCGGATAGAACAGGATGACGGCGGGTATTTGCGGTCGTTAGTTGAGACATGTCAACAAATTTTGATGAGGGTGCAGCACTATGATAAGATTGCCCCTTTTTTGCATGAACTGGCTACTTATTACTGTGACCTGCAAGTGTATAAACATATAAAAAAAGAAGAAAGAGTACCAAAACTAAAGGCTTGGTTTGAACAATATAAAAATAAAATTCCAGATATGGCATGGTATGAATTTTCTGCTTGTGCTGGCTCAACGCTAGGGATTTTTTGCTTAGTAGCTTATGCATTTAATGATGATTTTACAGATAGGCAAGTATATGAAATAAGGCATGCTTTATTTCCTTATGTTCAAGGTCTTCATATTTTATTAGATTATTTTATCGACCAGGAAGAGGACCGAAATGGCGGGGACTTGAACTTTTGTTTTTATTTTCCAAGCGAGGAAGTATTAAAAGCACGTATACTCCATTTTTTACAACAAGCTAACTTACATATTGCTCGTTTGCCCGATGAAAAATTTCATCGTTTAATTAATCATGGGCTTATTGGTTTATATCTGTCTGATGCAAAAGTGAGAAATCAAAGAGAGGTACGACGTGCAAGGTGGGGGATTTTGAAAAGCAGCGGCATTGTTTCTACCTTTTTTTACTTAAATGGACGCTGGTATCGAAAGTTTTTTGGGCGATGATGGACTAGTCGGACAGGGGGACAACGTAATGTACCTGTCCGACTAGTCCCGTCCCGTTATTTAACTTTTTCGATAGCAATGACGAATGGTGCATGATTGATTTGATTTAAAAAACGATATTGAAGAACATGGGCCCACTTTTGATCAATTGTTTCGACAAATTCCAAAAGCTGATCGCGTTCTAATTGCCCTTCAGGATGTCCGTGATAGATGACAAGGATAATAAGGCCTTCGATTGCCATAATTTTTAGCAATTGCTTTACAGCATTAATCGTTGAATCTGCTGTTGTGACAATTGTTTTGTCACCGCCAGGTAAATAACCTAAATTGAAAATAGCTGCTTTTAGTTTCTCGCGATGTTCACTTGGAACGCTGTTTTCTAGTTCATCATGGCTTCTTAGAAAAAGTTCGACTCTTTCTTCGAGGCCGCTTTCTTTAAGTCGTGCTTGTGTAGTTGCCATGGCTTGCGCTTGAATATCAAACCCATACACTTTTCCGTTAGGGCCGACTAGTTTAGCAAGAAGTTCGGTATCATGGCCATTTCCTACAGTAGCATCGATGGCAACATCGCCCGCTTTTACTGCTGATTCAAGTAATGAGTGGGCAAATGGCAAAACTCTTTTTAAAATCATGATGAACAACCTTCTTTAACAGCGTATTTGCCCTGCCAGCTATCACGGCGTTGTAGTTCCGCGTCAATTGCATTTAAAACTTCCCATTTTCTTAGGCTCCACATTGGCCCAATCATTAAATCTGGCGGCCCGTCGCCTGTAATACGGTGAATGACAAGTTCAGCTGGTAAAATTTCTAATTGATCACATACTAACTTTACATATTGTTCAAAAGATAAAAATTGTAAGAGTCCTTTTTCATATTGCTTGACCATTGGTGTCCCTTTCAGCAAATGAAGGAGATGGATTTTTATGCCTTGGATATCAAGCTTGGCCACTTCTTTTGCGGTTTCCAGCATCATTTCCGGGGTTTCTTGCGGCAAACCGTTAATAATATGAGCGCATACTTTAATCCCATGCTTGCGCAATTTCGCTACCCCTTCTTTATAACAGTCATAATCATGTGCGCGGTTAATAAGGTTTGCTGTTGTTTCGTGTACAGTTTGCAGACCAAGTTCAACCCACAAATAAGTCCGTTCATTTAATTCCGCTAAATACTCAACAACATCATCTGGCAGACAGTCCGGTCTTGTTGCAATTGATAAGCCAATGACATCAGGCTGTTGTAAAATCATTTCGTATTTTTCACGAAGCTCATCTACAGGAGCATACGTATTTGAAAATGCTTGGAAGTAGCCAAGGTATTTTCCATCCTTCCATTTTTCATGCATCTTCATTTTTATATTGATAAATTGCTTTACTAAATCATCTGCCCTGTTGCCGGCAAAATCACCAGAGCCAGCTGCGCTGCAAAACGTACAGCCACCAAAAGCAACTTTTCCATCACGGTTTGGGCAATCAAAGCCGCCATCTAGTGAAATCTTAAATACTTTATGTCCAAACGTCTTCCGTAAATGATAATTCCATGTGTGGTAACGTTTCTTGTCTGAGGCATAAGGGAACTGTTTCGTCATTTATATTCCCTCCTTCTTTTTTAAATACAACTGTCATTTTAGCATGCTTCTTGTCCCGTTATCAATCGAATAACAATAAAGCAAAATGTACAAAATAAAAATGTTCTACTCCATATACAGTAAAGGGGGAAAAACAATGGCAACACGTGCATCCGTTGATCAATTTGTCAACAGAGCCGAAGAGGCTTGTAAATATGCTTTGGAACAATTAGAAATTGCCAATCAGCAGGAGCATTATAACACGACAGAGTATACAAATGCGCAAAGAATGTTAAACGAGGCCTACAATGATTTACAAAAATTAATGTTAAGCTCTAATAAGCAACAAAAGGAACGCTTATACAGGATGCAATTACAAATTAATCGCATCCAAAATGATTTAGTTTTAGACGAGCAAAACTTATTAATGTAAACTATATTCAAGGCGAGTACTTGACAATAAACGTACAAATTCTTAAAATACAGACTATATGATAAAACAACTATGATGAGGAATAGTAATGTTGAATAAGTCTTAAAGAGAGTTGGCGGTTGGTGCAAGTCAATAACTTATCATCATGAACTCACCTCTAAGTTGCAAATGTGAATGGAGTAATGTTTGCCGTATCAACCGCGTTAAGGGATAATAAGTGAGTGTAATCTTTATGTGATAAAAGCATGAAGATTTACTAATCGTGGGTGGTACCGCGGGAAGTTTGATTATAACCTCTCGTCCCTGGTTATTATTTAACTAGGGCGGGAGGTTTTTTTATTAAATAATGATTAAGTAATTACACCATACATAAAACGAATAAATTAGTAGCTCAGGAGGGTTTTTATGTCATTTGATCATAAGATAATCGAAAAGAAATGGCAAACATATTGGGAAGAAAATAAAACGTTTAAAACAACAGAAGAGAAGGATCAGCCTAAATTTTATGCTTTGGATATGTTTCCATATCCGTCTGGTGCTGGTCTCCATGTTGGGCATCCAGAAGGTTACACGGCAACCGATATTCTTTCAAGAATGAAGCGGATGCAAGGTTACAATGTCCTCCATCCAATGGGCTGGGATGCATTCGGTCTTCCAGCAGAGCAGTATGCGTTAGATACAGGAAATGATCCGGCTGAATTTACAGCGAAAAATATTAATACATTTAAAAGACAAATTAAATCACTTGGATTTTCCTATGATTGGGACCGTGAAATTAATACAACAGACCCTGATTATTATAAATGGACACAATGGATTTTTCTAAAGCTGTATGAGAAAGGGCTGGCCTATGTTGATGAAGTACCAGTGAACTGGTGCCCTGCTCTAGGAACCGTCTTAGCGAACGAAGAAGTAATTGATGGGAAAAGTGAGCGCGGTGGACATCCTGTCGAGAGAAAGCCAATGAGACAATGGATGTTAAAAATTACTGCTTATGCGGATCGTCTCCTTGAAGATTTAGAAGAACTTGATTGGCCTGAAAGTATTAAAGATATGCAGCGAAATTGGATTGGCCGTTCTGAAGGTGCGGAAATTATGTTTGAAATCGAAGGCATCGATAAAACTTTTGAAGTCTTTACAACAAGACCAGATACAATATTTGGAGCTACCTATGCTGTACTTGCGCCAGAGCACCCACTAGTTCCTGAAATTACAAAGCCTGAGCAAAAAGCAGCGATTGAAGCCTATCTTGAGCAAATTAAATCAAAGAGCGACCTTGAAAGAACCGATTTAGCGAAAGAAAAAACAGGTGTGTTTACAGGTGCCTATGCAATCAATCCAGTAAATCAAGAAAAAATGCCAATCTGGATTGCTGACTATGTATTAATGGGTTATGGCTCAGGTGCAATCATGGCGGTGCCTGCCCATGATGAACGCGACTATGAATTTGCTGTGAAATTTGAATTGCCGATTAAAGAAGTTGTAGCAGGTGGAGAGGTTTCAAAAGAAGCTTATACAGGTGATGGCGTTCATGTAAATTCAGCCTTCTTGAATGGTTTAAATAAAGAAGAAGGAATTAAAAAGGCAATTGAATGGTTTGAGGGCAACGGTAAAGGTAAGAAGAAGATTTCATACCGCCTGCGCGACTGGTTATTCAGCCGCCAACGCTATTGGGGTGAGCCGATTCCAGTTATCCATTGGGAAGATGGAACAACTACAACTGTACGAGAAGAAGAATTGCCTTTAATTCTTCCAAAAACAGACAATATTAAACCATCAGGTACAGGTGAATCACCGCTCGCCATTATTGAAGATTGGGTAAATGTTGTTGACCATGAAACAGGTAAAAAGGGTCGTCGTGAAACAAATACGATGCCGCAATGGGCTGGTAGTTGCTGGTATTTCTTGCGTTTTATTGATCCAACAAACAGCGAGCATCTTGCAGACCCTGAAAAATTAAAGCAATGGCTGCCAATCGATATTTATATCGGCGGTGCAGAGCATGCTGTATTGCACTTATTATACGCTCGTTTTTGGTATAAATTCCTATATGATATTGGTGTTGTTCCTACGAAAGAGCCATTCCAAAAGCTATTCAACCAAGGAATGATTCTTGGGGAAAATAACGAAAAAATGAGTAAATCAAAAGGAAATGTTGTCAATCCTGATGATATTATTGAAAGCCATGGTGCCGATACGCTTCGCCTCTATGAAATGTTTATGGGTCCATTAGATGCATCAATTGCTTGGTCTACAAATGGACTTGATGGTGCCCGTCGTTTCTTAGATCGGATTTGGCGCTTATTTGTGACAGATGACGGAACATTAAATGCGAAAATCACTGAAAATGGGGAGTCAAAGTCTTTAGAGCGCGTTTATCATCAAACAGTGAAAAAGGTTACAGATGATTATGAACACTTGCGCTTCAATGTGGCAATTTCACAAATGATGGTATTTATTAATGATGCCTATAAAGCGGAAACATTGCCGCTCGACTATATGAAAGGCTTTGTAAAATTATTATCTCCTATAGCTCCACATGTAGCGGAGGAGCTTTGGGAAAAACTTGGGGCTAGTAAAGGTTCGATTAGCTTTGAAGCTTGGCCAAGCTATGATGAATCGAAGCTTGTGGAGGATGAAGTTGAGATTGTTGTCCAGCTTAATGGCAAAGTTCGTACAAAACTATTAATTCCGAAAGATGCTACGAAGGAATTAATGGAAGAAATAGCTATGAATGATGAAAAAGTAAAAGAAGACCTCGGAGGCAAAACAGTTCGCAAAGTAATTGCTGTTCCAGGGAAATTAGTGAATATCGTAGCTAACTAGAAGAATACTTTAAATGAGGGGCTGTCCGATTAGTCGATTTATTTGGCTATCGGCTGCCTCTTTTTCTGTTTGTAAATATATTCAAATAAAGTAATTTAAATGAAAAAGTTATTGAATGGTAAGGAAGATATGAGTATAATGTAATAGGTAAATAGTACCGTAAATGACAATATAATAAAATTTCAGACAGAAGATAGGAGGTAAACATGAAATCAATACAGTTCCGGATATTAGCGGCGTTTTTACTTGTAAGCTTGGTACCACTTAGCGCTTTAACAATTTACATGTTTAATAGTATGGAAGAACAGTTGATTTTAAAAGAAAAAGAATCAATGACAGAGGTCGTTTCCGAAACGGGAAAACGGATGGACCAATGGTTAGAAAAGCAAATGGAAATGCTTAATTTATTAGCAAAAACAAAAGAAATAAAATCTGAAAATATTGATGAAATGCTACCGATTATGGCGGAGTTTAAATCGGGTTCATCAGTTTTTGAAACAGCCTTTTACGTAAAACCTGATGGTTACGTTTTTGCCCATACTACACAATCAAGTATTGGCAGTAATTATGCAGACCGTACATATATTCAAAAGGCTTTAAAAGGGGAAGCAAATTTCTCTGATGTCCTTGTTTCAAAGGCAACTGGAAATCCAATCGTTGTGATTGCAACCCCTGTTACAAAAGATGGGGAAATTGTCGGTGTATTAGCAAGTAGTATTAATTTTAATGAATTTGTTGTTGAGTTTACAGCACAAGGCGACCAAATTGGTGAAATGTATTTAATTGACAACTTAAATGTTGTAAGAATGTCTTCAAATAATAAGGAATTTATTGGAAAAAATATCGATGAAATTTCTTTTAACCCAGAAATTAAGAATGTGTTAGCAAATAAGGCTGATATGCCAAAGGTTTTTGATGTCATTAGCAAGGCGGTTGAAGAGTTTATTTTTTATGCTCCTGTCTCAAAAATGGATTTTGGAATTTACTGGAGTGTACACAAAGCTGATGTTGTCTCTATTTTCAAGCCAATTAAAATAAAAATGCTGATGCCAATGCTTGCAACATCTCTATTCGTGGTCATTATTGCTTTTATCCTTGCAAAAGGTATTACGCGACCATTAAAGATTATGGTTGATAGAATTAAAGATGTGGCCCATGGGGATGGGGATTTAACAAAACGATTGGAAGCCAATTCTTTAACAGAAATAAATCAATTATCACAAAATATAAACGCGTTTATTGAAAATATCCATGGCATCGTTGCGAGAACATTAGAAACAGTTGCGAAGATGGACCAAACAATGCGGGAAGTAAATCAAGTTGTTGAACAGTCGGAAAAACATACATATGAAATTCATAAAGTGATTGACGATGTGAACCGGGATTTTAGTATTCAAGCTGATAATACACAAAATGCCTCCAACGCTGTAGAGGAAATTGCTATCGGAATAAACCGAATTGCAGAAAATGCAGGGAGGGTTAGTGAGTATTCAGTTCAAGCAAATATAGAATCAAAAAACGGAAATGACACAATCGTGAAGGCAATGGAGCAAATGCAATTAGTTTCAGATTATGTTGCAGAGTCATCAGAAAAAATTAAATCGCTAGGTGAAAAATCGAACGATATTTCTAATATCGTCGCGGTAATTACCGATATCGCCGAACAAACGAATTTATTAGCTTTAAATGCAGCAATTGAGGCAGCACGAGCAGGTGAACATGGCAAAGGCTTTGCGGTTGTTGCTGAAGAAGTGCGGAAGCTAGCTGATCAATCAAAACAATCAGCAGATGATATTATTGCGTTGATTGCTAGTATTCAAGTTGATGCGGAAGCTTCTGTGACATCTATGGAAATTGTCTCAAAAGAAACAAATAATGGCTTAAGTCTAGTTGAAGATGCGGGTAGCGTATTTTCAACTATACTAGAACGAATGCAAAATGTTGCAAATGACATTCAGGAAGTAAGTGCCGCAGCAGAGGAAATAACAGCTGGTACAGAGGAAGCATCAGCAAGTATACAAGGAGTATCACTAACGGCAGAGCACACAAAAGAAAAATCAAACAATATGAAATTATCAATAGAAGAAGAGTCAAAAATAATGTTGCAGCTAAGTTCAGCCGTTGATTCATTAGAAGAAGTAGGTACAGAATTAAAGGCTGCTATTAATCGGTTTAAAGTTTAGATTTTTTCATACAGGTGGAACGTAAATTCCACCTGTTTACTATTTGCTTTTGACCAGTTTTCCAGCATTAAGCCCAGCAAGCCTGCCTGTTACTAATGCAGCTGTAATATTAAATCCGCCTGTATAGCCATGGATATCTAAAATTTCACCGCAAAAATAAAGACCTTTCATAATTTTGGATGACATCTCTTTAGGATGAATTTCTTTGACAGAAACGCCCCCTCCAGTTACGAACGCTTTTTCAATTGGCAAGGTTCCATTTACTTTTACTTCAAATCTTTTTAAATCTTTTATAAATCCACGCAGCTTATCATTTGCAAGATTGGCATATGTGACAGTCTCGTCGATATTATTTTTCTCCAGCAAAAATAATAAAAAACGCTCAGGAACTAGACCTTTTAAAACATTTTTAACAGCTTTTTTTGGATCGGATTTTAGTGATTTCATCACTTGCTGCAATAGCGTTTCCTCATTTTCATTTGGAAAGCAATCAATTGAAATGATAATTTCTTCCGTTTTATATTTTTGCAAAGCTTTTACAACAAATTGGCTACAGCGTAAGATGGCTGGCCCTGATAAGCCGAAGTGGGTAAAAATCATATCCATCTGATGGGTAACAATCGGTTTGCCTTTTGGATTTAAAACAGAAATGGCAACATCACGAAGTGAAAGTCCTTGTAAAACTTTATTTTTGATGAAGTTTTCAGCAGATGTTAATGGCACCTCTGTAGGATAAAGGTCTGTTACGGTATGGCCTGCCTTCTTTGCCCATGCATAGCCATCCCCTGTTGAGCCAGTATGTGGGACGGATTTTCCACCGACAGCAACAACGATGGCCTTTGCCTGAATGACCGTTCCATTTTGTAATTTGATGCCAACAACCTTGCTTTCGTCGTATAGTAATTCCTTTACAGCAGCTTTTGTTTGAATATCAACATGCAGCTTTTTTAATTGGCCAATAAGCGTATCTATGACAGATTGCGCTTTATCCGAAGCAGGAAACATCCGTCCATGATCTTCCTCTTTTAATTTCACCCCTAGATTTTCAAAAAAACGAATGATATCAAGATTATTAAATTCGGAAAAGGCGCTATATAAAAAACGGCCATTTCCTGGGATATGTTTAATAATTTCATCTACTGGAAGCCGATTTGTGACATTACAGCGCCCACCGCCGGAAATGGCAAGCTTTTGCCCTAAGTTTTCTCCTTTATCAAGCAATAGCACCTTGCATTTTTGTTCTCCAGCAGCAATCGCTGCCATCAACCCAGAAGGTCCGCCCCCAATGACAACCACATCATAATTGTTCATAATCCACCATCTTTCCTAGGTACGTACTGTATGTTAAAATACAGAAGTTGCAATAGCTTGTCAAATGATGTATATTTTTAGTTTTTTACTAGATGGAGGGCAAAAATGTCCGGTTCAAAATTTCTTAAAGGAACTTTAATTCTTACAGGAGCAACCTTTATCTCCAAGTTTTTAGGGATGATTTATGTTTTTCCATTTTACTCGATTGTTGGAAATATGGGGGGTGCGCTTTATACCTATGCTTACATACCATACACGATTTTATTAAGTATGGCGACGATGGGTGTTCCCTTGGCGGTTTCAAAATTTGTATCAAAATATAACGCATTAGGCGACTATCATACAGGTAGAAAACTGTTTAAAACAGGACTTGTGTTAATGCTAGTGAGCGGTGTGATTTCTTTTTTTGTTTTTTATAGTATCGCTCCTTGGTTAGCGCCGCATATCATTGGAAAAAATGAATATGGAATTAAGCATGAAGAGGTTGTTTATGTCATTAGAATGGTCAGTACAGCCCTTATTATTGTGCCGGCAATGAGTATTATTAGGGGCTTTTTTCAAGGCTATCAATCGATGGAACCTACTGCTGTTTCTCAAGTCATTGAGCAAATTGCCAGGATTATCTTTTTATTAATCGGTAGTTACATTGTCATGAAGGTGTTGCATGGCGATCTCCACGTTGCCGTTGGGTTATCTGTTTTTGCGGCTACAATTGGTGCCATTGCTGGTATGGGCGTCCTTCTTTGGTTTTGGTATAAAAGAAAGGATCATTTGAATGAATTGCTTGCGAAAAGTACAGTAACAAGCAATATTACGACGAAAGCGATGCTTTTAGAGTTGGTAACCTATGCTGGTCCGTTTGTATTTGTATCATTGGCAATTCCCTTATATCAATTAGTCGATGAATTTACATTCAACCGAGCTATGGAGAGTATTAATAAAGGTGGAGACTATGCTCATGGATTGTTTTCAA is a genomic window of Bacillus sp. (in: firmicutes) containing:
- a CDS encoding alpha/beta hydrolase produces the protein MWKLEVENPRAVFVVVHGAFEHHGRYKWLTEMWKENRMNVVLGDLPGQGTSGRRRGHIDSFNEYIDTISEWVNEAQSYHLPIFLFGHSMGGLAVIRTLQERQLPVKAAVLSSPCLGLTDPPPIGLELASKALNVVAPSIRLASHMGSNIATRNKEMKELDENDSLYVTKVSVRWYRELTKAMQLAVRNIDKVPNIPVLLMQAGVDKIVDKTVVKSWFDKLNVNEKLYKEWPELYHEIFNEPERDEVFKYAKGFVEMQLQKSL
- a CDS encoding tetraprenyl-beta-curcumene synthase family protein → MKKIYKNVLPKVHFYLNEWKRKASQIPDDELRKQALASIHTKTFHCEGGGIYAILAGQSLDDCIEFIVAYQTISDYLDNLCDRSTSLDPVDFRSLHESMLHALTPGVCIKNYYQHRIEQDDGGYLRSLVETCQQILMRVQHYDKIAPFLHELATYYCDLQVYKHIKKEERVPKLKAWFEQYKNKIPDMAWYEFSACAGSTLGIFCLVAYAFNDDFTDRQVYEIRHALFPYVQGLHILLDYFIDQEEDRNGGDLNFCFYFPSEEVLKARILHFLQQANLHIARLPDEKFHRLINHGLIGLYLSDAKVRNQREVRRARWGILKSSGIVSTFFYLNGRWYRKFFGR
- a CDS encoding methyltransferase domain-containing protein, giving the protein MILKRVLPFAHSLLESAVKAGDVAIDATVGNGHDTELLAKLVGPNGKVYGFDIQAQAMATTQARLKESGLEERVELFLRSHDELENSVPSEHREKLKAAIFNLGYLPGGDKTIVTTADSTINAVKQLLKIMAIEGLIILVIYHGHPEGQLERDQLLEFVETIDQKWAHVLQYRFLNQINHAPFVIAIEKVK
- a CDS encoding TIGR01212 family radical SAM protein (This family includes YhcC from E. coli K-12, an uncharacterized radical SAM protein.), encoding MTKQFPYASDKKRYHTWNYHLRKTFGHKVFKISLDGGFDCPNRDGKVAFGGCTFCSAAGSGDFAGNRADDLVKQFINIKMKMHEKWKDGKYLGYFQAFSNTYAPVDELREKYEMILQQPDVIGLSIATRPDCLPDDVVEYLAELNERTYLWVELGLQTVHETTANLINRAHDYDCYKEGVAKLRKHGIKVCAHIINGLPQETPEMMLETAKEVAKLDIQGIKIHLLHLLKGTPMVKQYEKGLLQFLSFEQYVKLVCDQLEILPAELVIHRITGDGPPDLMIGPMWSLRKWEVLNAIDAELQRRDSWQGKYAVKEGCSS
- a CDS encoding YtzC family protein, which gives rise to MATRASVDQFVNRAEEACKYALEQLEIANQQEHYNTTEYTNAQRMLNEAYNDLQKLMLSSNKQQKERLYRMQLQINRIQNDLVLDEQNLLM
- a CDS encoding leucine--tRNA ligase, giving the protein MSFDHKIIEKKWQTYWEENKTFKTTEEKDQPKFYALDMFPYPSGAGLHVGHPEGYTATDILSRMKRMQGYNVLHPMGWDAFGLPAEQYALDTGNDPAEFTAKNINTFKRQIKSLGFSYDWDREINTTDPDYYKWTQWIFLKLYEKGLAYVDEVPVNWCPALGTVLANEEVIDGKSERGGHPVERKPMRQWMLKITAYADRLLEDLEELDWPESIKDMQRNWIGRSEGAEIMFEIEGIDKTFEVFTTRPDTIFGATYAVLAPEHPLVPEITKPEQKAAIEAYLEQIKSKSDLERTDLAKEKTGVFTGAYAINPVNQEKMPIWIADYVLMGYGSGAIMAVPAHDERDYEFAVKFELPIKEVVAGGEVSKEAYTGDGVHVNSAFLNGLNKEEGIKKAIEWFEGNGKGKKKISYRLRDWLFSRQRYWGEPIPVIHWEDGTTTTVREEELPLILPKTDNIKPSGTGESPLAIIEDWVNVVDHETGKKGRRETNTMPQWAGSCWYFLRFIDPTNSEHLADPEKLKQWLPIDIYIGGAEHAVLHLLYARFWYKFLYDIGVVPTKEPFQKLFNQGMILGENNEKMSKSKGNVVNPDDIIESHGADTLRLYEMFMGPLDASIAWSTNGLDGARRFLDRIWRLFVTDDGTLNAKITENGESKSLERVYHQTVKKVTDDYEHLRFNVAISQMMVFINDAYKAETLPLDYMKGFVKLLSPIAPHVAEELWEKLGASKGSISFEAWPSYDESKLVEDEVEIVVQLNGKVRTKLLIPKDATKELMEEIAMNDEKVKEDLGGKTVRKVIAVPGKLVNIVAN
- a CDS encoding HAMP domain-containing protein, producing the protein MKSIQFRILAAFLLVSLVPLSALTIYMFNSMEEQLILKEKESMTEVVSETGKRMDQWLEKQMEMLNLLAKTKEIKSENIDEMLPIMAEFKSGSSVFETAFYVKPDGYVFAHTTQSSIGSNYADRTYIQKALKGEANFSDVLVSKATGNPIVVIATPVTKDGEIVGVLASSINFNEFVVEFTAQGDQIGEMYLIDNLNVVRMSSNNKEFIGKNIDEISFNPEIKNVLANKADMPKVFDVISKAVEEFIFYAPVSKMDFGIYWSVHKADVVSIFKPIKIKMLMPMLATSLFVVIIAFILAKGITRPLKIMVDRIKDVAHGDGDLTKRLEANSLTEINQLSQNINAFIENIHGIVARTLETVAKMDQTMREVNQVVEQSEKHTYEIHKVIDDVNRDFSIQADNTQNASNAVEEIAIGINRIAENAGRVSEYSVQANIESKNGNDTIVKAMEQMQLVSDYVAESSEKIKSLGEKSNDISNIVAVITDIAEQTNLLALNAAIEAARAGEHGKGFAVVAEEVRKLADQSKQSADDIIALIASIQVDAEASVTSMEIVSKETNNGLSLVEDAGSVFSTILERMQNVANDIQEVSAAAEEITAGTEEASASIQGVSLTAEHTKEKSNNMKLSIEEESKIMLQLSSAVDSLEEVGTELKAAINRFKV
- a CDS encoding NAD(P)/FAD-dependent oxidoreductase — protein: MNNYDVVVIGGGPSGLMAAIAAGEQKCKVLLLDKGENLGQKLAISGGGRCNVTNRLPVDEIIKHIPGNGRFLYSAFSEFNNLDIIRFFENLGVKLKEEDHGRMFPASDKAQSVIDTLIGQLKKLHVDIQTKAAVKELLYDESKVVGIKLQNGTVIQAKAIVVAVGGKSVPHTGSTGDGYAWAKKAGHTVTDLYPTEVPLTSAENFIKNKVLQGLSLRDVAISVLNPKGKPIVTHQMDMIFTHFGLSGPAILRCSQFVVKALQKYKTEEIIISIDCFPNENEETLLQQVMKSLKSDPKKAVKNVLKGLVPERFLLFLLEKNNIDETVTYANLANDKLRGFIKDLKRFEVKVNGTLPIEKAFVTGGGVSVKEIHPKEMSSKIMKGLYFCGEILDIHGYTGGFNITAALVTGRLAGLNAGKLVKSK
- a CDS encoding polysaccharide biosynthesis protein produces the protein MSGSKFLKGTLILTGATFISKFLGMIYVFPFYSIVGNMGGALYTYAYIPYTILLSMATMGVPLAVSKFVSKYNALGDYHTGRKLFKTGLVLMLVSGVISFFVFYSIAPWLAPHIIGKNEYGIKHEEVVYVIRMVSTALIIVPAMSIIRGFFQGYQSMEPTAVSQVIEQIARIIFLLIGSYIVMKVLHGDLHVAVGLSVFAATIGAIAGMGVLLWFWYKRKDHLNELLAKSTVTSNITTKAMLLELVTYAGPFVFVSLAIPLYQLVDEFTFNRAMESINKGGDYAHGLFSILNMYGHKLIMIPVSLATAFGLTLVPTITQSFTEKNFKQLHKQISQSLQIIMFLTLPAAFGLAVVAGPTIGALFNIEIISTGSGIIRYYAPVALLFALFTVTAAILQGINQQRFAVYGMFAGLLVKLILNFPFIKLFEIYGVIWATGIGFFISIVFNFWAIKKYANFRFKFTIRRSMLISIFVCMMVVVVQLVLWLLSFMIHYENGRTQSILVLVLSITAGAGVYLYLSMQSGLAGKVLGYRFKFLQKEKQKANG